Within the Paracoccus everestensis genome, the region CCCATCAACGCCAGCCGACCCACGGTGATCCGGGCAAGGGGGCGGCCCCAATCCCGTTTGCGCGGCAAGTTTCGCGTGTGTCAAAGGCCTCTCTGTCACGGAGGCCGACTTGGATCTTGCCGTAGCCCGGCTGCAGTATCAGTGACAGCATCCTGCACACCCATGAACGGTCAGGTCCACAATGTGCGGTCCCCGACATGAGGAAAACTTTTTGAAACTCTGAAATATCTTCTATTTGATAACTTTAGATCGGAAAAAAGTAAACAATGCAGTTTGACGATCCATTTGGCATTTTCTTTTGCAATTCAAAAAACGCGCATTGTTCTGAAAACAGAATAAAGCGGCGTTTTGTTGTCTTGCCTCGACAGTAAATCCCTTAAAGGCTGACAAGTGCCTCCGCCCTTGGCTCGCAAGTTGGCCGGCCATCCTGTCGAACGAGCAGCCTTGGTCCGTGCCCCCGGCAGACCAGATCTCCGCTGCATATTTTCGATCCTGCACTTATCGCGCCGATGTGAATGGAACGCTTGGGGGCAAAGTTTGTTGTGTCTTCACCTGGTCGCCGGGACCACTTAGCCAAGGGGGAACAAATGCCCGACGATCCAAAGACCGATACCATTTCCCTGGTCGAGGAGCAGGTGTCAGTGACAAAGCAGGCGGTCCTGACCGGCCGTGTGCGCATCGCGACCCAGACCGAAACCATCGAACAGCGCCTTCCCGCCGAACTTTCCAGCGAGGAAATCAAGGTGGTGCGGGTGCCGGTCGATCGCCGGGTCGATGCCATGCCGCAGACGACCACCGAAGGCGACCTGACCATTATCCCCGTGGTCGAGGAACGGCTGGTCGTGACCCGCGAACTGTATCTTCGAGAGGAGGTCCACGTTCGCCGCATCAGACGGCAGGAGTCCGTCGAGATACCGGCGGAAACACGCCGGCAAACCGTTCGGATCGAGCGTCTTTCGCCAGACGGCGAAGCCCTTGATCCGATCCCATCCAACAGCAAGGACGATCACGATGACCTATGACAACGATTTTGGCACCACGGGCGGACGTATGGACACTGTCGGCGGAACGTCTCTGTCCGCAATGTTCGACAGCCATGACGATGCGCAGCGCGCGGTAGACAGGCTGGTGCAGGCGGGTATCCCCATGGCCCAGGTCAGGATGGTATCGGGCGGATCGGCCAGCACCACCACGACCTCGACCACCCGGACCGACGATGACAAGGGTTTCTGGGATAGCCTCAGCGATTTCTTCTTCCCGGATGAGGATCGCTATGCCTATGCCGAAGGGCTGTCGCGCGGCGGCTATCTCGTGACGGTCACCGGCCTGGGATCGGCGCAATACGATCAGGCCCTCGACATCCTGGATGACGAAGGCAGCGTTGACCTGGACGAGCGCACCGAAAGCTGGCGGTCGGAAGGCTGGGGCGGATACGAGACCAGCGACTATGCCACCTCGGCCACAGGGGGATCCCTGGCCGGCGGCGCGATGGGTGGTTCCATGGCTGGCGGCTCCCTGACCGGCACGCGCACCGGCGATCTGGACAGGCAGACGGAATACGGCGCGCAAGGCAGCCAGATGGGGATCCGGTCCGACGATGAAACGATCCCCGTGATCGAGGAACGCATCCGCATCGGCAAGCGCGACACCAGCCACGGCCGTGTGCGCGTCCGCGCCTACACCGTCGAGGAGCCGGTGAATGAAAGCGTCGATCTGCGCGAGGAACGCGTCGAGATCGAGCGCCGTCCCGTGGACCGCGCCGTCAGCGGCGCCGACGTTGCCTTCCAGGAACGCACCCTGGAGGCCGAGGAGTACCGCGAAGAAGCGGTGGTCCAGAAGGAAGCCCGCGTGGTCGAGGAAATCGGCCTGCGCAAGACCAGCGACACGCATACCGAAACGGTGTCCGACACCGTGCGCCGCACCGAGGTCGAGATCGAGGATGATCGCGATGGGTCGGGCACGATACGCCGCGATACCGACCGGGACGACCGGATCGTCTGAGAAACCTAAGGCGGCGCCCTTGTCGGGCGCCGCTTTCCTTTGCTCCGGTTACTTGCGCAGCCGCGCCCGGCGCAGGGCCGACAAGTCAGCGCTGCCGGTGCAGAAACAGGCCGTGCGCAACTGTTGCAGGACAATGGTCAACTGCCGTTCCAAGGCCTGCGGTCCGTCCAAGGCCGACGCCAGCACCGCACCTGCCAGCGACACCACATCCGCCCCCAGCCTGATCGCACGCGCCGCGTCCAGTCCTGTGACGATGCCGCCCGATCCGATGATCGTCGCCTCGGGCGCTGCCTGTCGTGCCCCCCGGATCGCGTCCGCCGTGGGGATCCCCCAGCCGGCAAAGCAGGCGGCGACCTGCGCAGCGGCTGGATCGGGCGCACGTGCGGCCTCGACCCGTGCCCAATCCGTTCCGCCCGCGCCGGCCACGTCAAAGACCATGATGCCTTCTGCCGTCAGCCGGGTCACAACGCTGGCGGATAAGCCCGCCCCGACTTCCTTGACCACGACAGGCACGGGCAGGGCGCGTGCAAGGGCGCCGATCTTGGCGGTCAGGCCGCGCCAGTCACGGTCGCCTTCGGGCTGGACCGCCTCTTGCAGGGGGTTGAGGTGCAGGATCAGGGCGGACGCGCCGATGGCCTCGATCGCCCGCAGGGCCTGGTCGCGGCTAAAGCCCCGGTTCAACTGGGCGGCACCGAAATTGGCCAGAATCGGGATGTCGGGGGCCAGGCGGCGCAGGCTGCCGTCCAGGCCCGCCGCCTCTCCTCCTTCGATCATCACGCGTTGCGATCCGACCGCCAGGGGCAGGCGAAACTGCTGGCATACCTGCGCCAGCGTGCGGTTGATCGCCCCCGCCCGGCGCGGTCCGCCGGTCATCGACCCGATCATCACGGGGGCGTCAATGGCGTGGCCCAGAAATTCGGTGGACAAATCGACCTCGTGCCACGAAACTTCGGGCAAGGCGATGTGTTCGAACAAGACCGTCTCCAGCCCGGTCGTTACCGTCGCGCCTGCCTGCCCCGCAAGCACGACATCCAGATGTTGTTCCTTTCGAGAGGTGAGTGTGAGTCCGCAATCATTGTCTGTCTCAAGCGACGGATCGGGGTGGGTCATGCCTGTCAGCCCTTGTCGTTTCGCGTTGTCCCTGTTCGAACAGCGCAAGAATTGAAGGACAGTCTCATGCACCAGCAGGCAATAGACAAGCTGAACGCGGCGCCAACCCATCCCGACGCGCAGGCTGGCTTTGTCCGCCGGCTTGACGGTCGCATCGCCTATCATCTGTCGCAACTATCCCCCGCCCCGGCCCGCCTGATCGAAGCCGCGCGCGATGCCATGGGCAGCGGCAAGCGGCTGCGCCCTTATCTGCTGCATCTGGTGGCGGGCGATGCCGCCAATGGCGATGCGGTGCTGGACATGGCCGTCGCCCTGGAAATGGTGCATACCGCGTCTCTGATCATTGACGACCTGCCGTCCATGGATAATGCCATGCTGCGGCGCGGACGCCCCACCACCCACGCCCGGTTCGGCGAGGCCACGGCCATCCTGACCGCCATCGGCCTGCTGAACCACGCCATCTCCATCGCCAACGGGCTGGCGGGTCTGGGGGACGGTCAGCGGGGCGCCCTGGTCGCGATCCTGTCGGGCGTCATGGGCTGGCAAGGGTTGGTCGCAGGACAGGAACTGGATCTGAACGGTTTTTCCGATGCGGATCAGGCGGAGGGCGCCCTTGATCGGGTCACCCGCATCAATGCGCTGAAGACCGGGGCGTTGCTGTGTGCGGCGGTCGAGGTCGGCGCGATCCTAGGCGGGCGCACGGATGATGAACGCAGCCTGCTGCGCCGCTTTGGCGAGGATCTGGGACAGGCCTTCCAGATCGCCGACGACCTGGTGGATATGCTGTCCGACAGCGCCGCGATGGGCAAGGATTGCCAGCAGGACATCGGCAAGGAAACCTATCTGGCCGTCTTTGGAACCGAGGAGGCGCTGCGCCGTTGCCGCGCGCTTCTGGCATCCGCCGATGACGCACTGGTGGGCGCTGGCCTGTCGCCCGATCCGTTCCGCTGCATGATCGACGCGATCTTTACCCCCATGCTGGACCGCGTTCCCGCGTTCCACGCCCAGGCGGGCGCCGCACGATAACCTGGCTTGGTATCTTGCTGATCGTCATGGCTATCGTCGCCACAATGGCAAGGCGGCTGCGTCGGTTTCGACTTCATCTGTGCCACGCTGGTCACGCAGACGGACCGCAGCAACACCACCCGGCTAAGGCCGAAGATAGAGACCGTCGCGGCTGACGATCCTGGCGCGGCGGCGCGGTGCCAGGATCGTCGATCCCACGGCGCGGGCAGCCAGGCGCAGCTTTTCGGCTTTTGTCGTGGAAAGCCGTCCATTCCAGGCATCCGGTCCCGTCGCGCGCAGCTTGACGCCGATCTGGCGATAGATGTTGCGCGCGGCCGTGATCGCAAGCGCCGGGCGGCGGGGCAGGGCATTGATGCCGATATCCGCGCTGCGATAATAGATTTCGGCGTCGTCCAGCAGGCGCAGGGCGATGCGGTGCAAGGCAGGACGTTGGCTCATGTCGTCGGGATGGATGGCCTCGATCCCTTCGGCCCGCAGCAGATCGCGCGGCAGATAGGTCCGCCCGATGCGCGCATCGTCGATCACGTCGCGGGCGATGTTGGTCAGTTGGAAGGCAAGGCCCAAGTCGCTGGCGCGGTCCAAGACCGCCTCGTCCCGGACGCCCATGATCCGGGCCATCATCACGCCCACGACGCCCGCTACGCGATAGCAGTATTCCAGCAGATCACCCATGGTGTGGTAGATGCGCCCCTCCACATCCATGGCGAAACCGTCCAGCAATTCCTCGACGTGCCTGTGCGGGATGCCCCGCGCCGCCACCACGCGCGCCAGCCCGGCATAAACCGGGGCGGCCGCATCGCCCCGCAAGGCGCGGTGCGTCAGGTCGCGCAGTTCGGCCAGCCGCGCGGCAGGGTCGCCCACGGCCCCCG harbors:
- a CDS encoding YsnF/AvaK domain-containing protein produces the protein MPDDPKTDTISLVEEQVSVTKQAVLTGRVRIATQTETIEQRLPAELSSEEIKVVRVPVDRRVDAMPQTTTEGDLTIIPVVEERLVVTRELYLREEVHVRRIRRQESVEIPAETRRQTVRIERLSPDGEALDPIPSNSKDDHDDL
- a CDS encoding YsnF/AvaK domain-containing protein; translated protein: MTYDNDFGTTGGRMDTVGGTSLSAMFDSHDDAQRAVDRLVQAGIPMAQVRMVSGGSASTTTTSTTRTDDDKGFWDSLSDFFFPDEDRYAYAEGLSRGGYLVTVTGLGSAQYDQALDILDDEGSVDLDERTESWRSEGWGGYETSDYATSATGGSLAGGAMGGSMAGGSLTGTRTGDLDRQTEYGAQGSQMGIRSDDETIPVIEERIRIGKRDTSHGRVRVRAYTVEEPVNESVDLREERVEIERRPVDRAVSGADVAFQERTLEAEEYREEAVVQKEARVVEEIGLRKTSDTHTETVSDTVRRTEVEIEDDRDGSGTIRRDTDRDDRIV
- the fni gene encoding type 2 isopentenyl-diphosphate Delta-isomerase, with product MTHPDPSLETDNDCGLTLTSRKEQHLDVVLAGQAGATVTTGLETVLFEHIALPEVSWHEVDLSTEFLGHAIDAPVMIGSMTGGPRRAGAINRTLAQVCQQFRLPLAVGSQRVMIEGGEAAGLDGSLRRLAPDIPILANFGAAQLNRGFSRDQALRAIEAIGASALILHLNPLQEAVQPEGDRDWRGLTAKIGALARALPVPVVVKEVGAGLSASVVTRLTAEGIMVFDVAGAGGTDWARVEAARAPDPAAAQVAACFAGWGIPTADAIRGARQAAPEATIIGSGGIVTGLDAARAIRLGADVVSLAGAVLASALDGPQALERQLTIVLQQLRTACFCTGSADLSALRRARLRK
- a CDS encoding polyprenyl synthetase family protein, with product MHQQAIDKLNAAPTHPDAQAGFVRRLDGRIAYHLSQLSPAPARLIEAARDAMGSGKRLRPYLLHLVAGDAANGDAVLDMAVALEMVHTASLIIDDLPSMDNAMLRRGRPTTHARFGEATAILTAIGLLNHAISIANGLAGLGDGQRGALVAILSGVMGWQGLVAGQELDLNGFSDADQAEGALDRVTRINALKTGALLCAAVEVGAILGGRTDDERSLLRRFGEDLGQAFQIADDLVDMLSDSAAMGKDCQQDIGKETYLAVFGTEEALRRCRALLASADDALVGAGLSPDPFRCMIDAIFTPMLDRVPAFHAQAGAAR
- a CDS encoding phytoene/squalene synthase family protein gives rise to the protein MTDGTLDQARQSIAVGSKSFAMASRFLPQGMHEDCVMLYAWCRHADDVIDGQDAGFATGAVGDPAARLAELRDLTHRALRGDAAAPVYAGLARVVAARGIPHRHVEELLDGFAMDVEGRIYHTMGDLLEYCYRVAGVVGVMMARIMGVRDEAVLDRASDLGLAFQLTNIARDVIDDARIGRTYLPRDLLRAEGIEAIHPDDMSQRPALHRIALRLLDDAEIYYRSADIGINALPRRPALAITAARNIYRQIGVKLRATGPDAWNGRLSTTKAEKLRLAARAVGSTILAPRRRARIVSRDGLYLRP